One region of Tumebacillus amylolyticus genomic DNA includes:
- a CDS encoding cell wall hydrolase: MAVIRRTAPEVRLLARLMRAEAEGELSQGMLMVGNVGVNRVRANCSDFKGMRTITQMINQRYCPTCRHFMFEAVEKPTFYRKARNADVRLAEKAIDGMRLWPATRSLWYMNPKYINHNVCITPYWPTRNAQYVGRFKAHCFYQPTYQHCPHFA; encoded by the coding sequence ATGGCGGTTATCAGAAGAACCGCACCGGAAGTGCGTTTGTTGGCGCGCTTGATGCGAGCGGAAGCAGAGGGTGAATTGTCCCAAGGCATGTTGATGGTCGGCAATGTCGGCGTCAACCGCGTGCGTGCGAATTGCTCCGACTTTAAAGGGATGCGAACGATCACACAGATGATCAACCAGCGCTATTGCCCGACATGCCGTCATTTTATGTTTGAAGCGGTCGAGAAGCCCACGTTCTACCGCAAGGCACGCAACGCCGACGTCCGACTCGCCGAAAAAGCAATCGACGGCATGCGCTTATGGCCCGCCACCCGGTCGCTGTGGTACATGAACCCCAAGTATATCAATCACAACGTCTGCATCACCCCCTACTGGCCCACCCGCAATGCACAATATGTCGGCCGTTTCAAAGCACATTGCTTCTACCAGCCGACGTATCAGCATTGCCCACACTTCGCCTAG